The genomic interval GGGGCGAACAGCGTGGTGCGTGCCGACGTGCCCGCACGCACCGTCGCTGCCGGGACGCCGGCCCGCGTGCTGCGGGAGCTGCCGTCATGAGCAACGCGGAGAGGATCCAGGCAGGCAGCCCCACGCCACGCCCCACGCCAAGCCCCACGCCAAGCCCCACGCCACGCCCCACGCACGACCCCGCGCGCAACCCTACGCACGACCCCTTGGGCAGCCCCACGGGCACCGACGTCGTCTTCACCTTCAGCTACGAGACCTGGGACGACGCCGTCCGGCGCGGCATGATGCGCCCGCCCGACCGCCTGCTGGGCACCCTGCTGCGCAGCGAGGAGGTGCGCCGGCTGCTCGTCGTCAACCCGTGGCGGTCGGCGCCCGCGCTCGCCGCGCGGCGGGCGCTACGCCGTGACGTGCCGTTCCCGGCGTCGCCGCGCGCCCGCCTGCACACGCCCGCGCGTCTGCGGCGCGCGGACCCTGCCGACGTCGGACTGATCGAGGCCCAGTACGTCGCCTACGACCGGTCGGTGCGCCGGGCGGCGCGTGACCACGAGCGGCCCGCGGTGCTCACGACGAACCCGCTCGTGGCGGGGTTCGCGCCGTTGCGCTGGGCGGGTCCGGTGACCTACTTCGCGCGCGACGACTGGCTCAGCTCGCAGGCGCGGCGGACCTACTGGGACGCCTACCGCACGGCGTACGAGCGCCTGGCCGCGGCCGGGGTCGCGGTGGCCGCGGTGAGCGCGGAGATCCTCGACCGCATCAACCCGCGCGGACCGGCCGCCGTCGTGCCCAACGGGGTCGAGCCGGCCGAGTGGCTCGGCCCGCCGCCTCCGGCGCCGCCGTGGCTCGAGGCGATCCCCGGGCCGCGCGCGATCTACGTCGGCACGCTCGACGACCGGCTCGACGTCGACGGCGTCGCCGCGCTCGCCGCGGCGTGCCCGCACCTCGGCGTGGTGCTGCTGGGCCCGCTGCCGAACCCCGCCTACGTCGCACCGTTGCGCGGGATCGCCAACGTCCACGTGCACGACGGCGTGGGCCGGGCCGAGCTGGTCGCGGCGCTGCGGGCGTGCGACCTCGCGCTGCTCGCTCACCGTCGCACACGGCTGACCGAGGCGATGAGCCCGCTCAAGGTGTACGAGTACCTCGCGGCTGGTCTGCCGGTGCTGGCGACCGACCTGCCGCCGGTGCGCGGCATCCACCCGCGCGTCACGCTGCTCGACGACGTGGCGGAGTTCGCCGACGCCGTCGACGCCGCGCTGACGGCCGGGCCGCTGACGGAGGACGAGCGGGTCGCGTTCGTCGAGGCGAGCTCGTGGGGCCACCGGCATCGCACGGTGCTCGACCTCGCCCTGCGCGGGGTCACCGGCTGAGCGATCTGCCGCAATCGTTTCCGGTCCATGAATTCTCGCCGTCGGCGAGGTAAAAGCATGGCTCAGCCCCTGGCGTGCGCGCCGCACACCCCTGTGTGATGGACGCAAGGCCGGAGGTCGCACAGCGCGTCCACCGGTCGGCTCAA from Xylanimonas allomyrinae carries:
- a CDS encoding glycosyltransferase: MSNAERIQAGSPTPRPTPSPTPSPTPRPTHDPARNPTHDPLGSPTGTDVVFTFSYETWDDAVRRGMMRPPDRLLGTLLRSEEVRRLLVVNPWRSAPALAARRALRRDVPFPASPRARLHTPARLRRADPADVGLIEAQYVAYDRSVRRAARDHERPAVLTTNPLVAGFAPLRWAGPVTYFARDDWLSSQARRTYWDAYRTAYERLAAAGVAVAAVSAEILDRINPRGPAAVVPNGVEPAEWLGPPPPAPPWLEAIPGPRAIYVGTLDDRLDVDGVAALAAACPHLGVVLLGPLPNPAYVAPLRGIANVHVHDGVGRAELVAALRACDLALLAHRRTRLTEAMSPLKVYEYLAAGLPVLATDLPPVRGIHPRVTLLDDVAEFADAVDAALTAGPLTEDERVAFVEASSWGHRHRTVLDLALRGVTG